A single window of Cytobacillus dafuensis DNA harbors:
- the aroC gene encoding chorismate synthase has protein sequence MRYLTSGESHGPQLTAIIEGLPAGMPLVDSDINIELSRRQKGHGRGRRMQIEKDTVQITGGVRHGYTLGSPVALVVENNDWKHWTKIMGQDPIAPDEEDEMKRKISRPRPGHADLNGAIKYGHRDMRNVLERSSARETTARVAAGAVAKKLLSELGINIGSHVVEIGGVKSTVKEYDSLDKLKEITENSPVRCLDPEAEKKMMEAIDLAKEQGDSIGGIVEIIVEGMPSGVGSYVHYDRKLDAKLASGIMSINAFKGVEIGIGFDAASRPGSEVHDEITWSKETGYYRKTNRLGGLEGGMTTGMPIIVRGVMKPIPTLYKPLQSIDIETKEPFTASIERSDSCAVPAAAVVAENVVAWELAAAIVEQFYSDRFTTLKEVIDQQRAYARDF, from the coding sequence TTGAGATATTTAACTTCAGGTGAATCACATGGGCCACAGCTGACAGCTATTATTGAAGGGCTGCCTGCAGGAATGCCTTTAGTTGATTCAGACATCAATATTGAATTATCACGGCGTCAAAAAGGTCATGGACGTGGCAGACGCATGCAAATTGAAAAGGATACTGTACAAATTACTGGTGGAGTAAGGCATGGTTATACTCTTGGCTCTCCAGTGGCATTAGTTGTTGAAAACAATGATTGGAAGCATTGGACAAAGATCATGGGACAGGATCCGATTGCTCCAGATGAAGAAGATGAAATGAAAAGAAAGATTTCTCGTCCCCGTCCAGGTCATGCGGACTTAAATGGAGCGATTAAATATGGACATCGAGATATGCGAAATGTTCTTGAGCGCTCCTCAGCAAGAGAAACAACGGCAAGAGTTGCTGCTGGTGCTGTTGCAAAAAAACTACTTTCGGAGCTGGGAATCAATATTGGCTCTCATGTAGTCGAAATTGGCGGAGTGAAATCTACTGTAAAAGAATATGATTCGCTTGATAAACTAAAAGAGATAACAGAAAACTCACCTGTTCGCTGTCTTGATCCAGAGGCTGAAAAGAAAATGATGGAAGCGATTGATTTAGCAAAAGAACAAGGAGATTCCATCGGTGGTATTGTTGAGATTATTGTTGAGGGAATGCCTTCTGGAGTAGGAAGCTATGTTCATTATGACCGCAAGCTAGACGCTAAATTGGCTAGTGGGATTATGAGTATTAATGCTTTTAAAGGCGTTGAAATCGGTATTGGTTTTGATGCTGCAAGCAGGCCTGGCAGTGAGGTGCATGATGAAATTACGTGGAGTAAGGAAACTGGCTATTACAGAAAAACAAATCGATTAGGTGGTCTTGAAGGCGGTATGACTACAGGGATGCCAATCATTGTTAGAGGTGTAATGAAGCCAATTCCAACACTATATAAACCACTGCAAAGTATTGATATAGAAACAAAAGAACCATTTACAGCGAGTATAGAACGCTCTGATAGCTGTGCTGTTCCTGCGGCGGCAGTAGTTGCGGAGAATGTAGTTGCATGGGAATTAGCTGCAGCGATTGTTGAGCAATTTTACTCAGACAGGTTTACAACATTAAAGGAAGTTATTGATCAACAAAGAGCGTATGCGAGGGATTTTTAA
- a CDS encoding CheR family methyltransferase: MSRDYEEFIVNIKKKTGIDLSLYKEAQMKRRLLSLYEKKGFQSFHEFFEALRKDNEILNEFLDRMTINVSEFYRNSKRWEVLENKILPKLLSENKRLKIWSAACSTGEEPYTVAMVMSKFMPLSQIQILATDIDENIISRAKLGVYPERSLNEVPEAMKKKYFQKDGSFYRISEDVKKTVTFRKHNLLADSFGGPFDLVICRNVLIYFTEEAKDELYIKFSNALKSDGIFFVGSTEQIFNPSKYDFDTEDTFFYKKK; the protein is encoded by the coding sequence ATGTCTCGGGATTATGAGGAATTTATAGTCAATATTAAGAAAAAAACAGGGATTGATCTTTCCCTTTATAAAGAAGCGCAAATGAAAAGAAGGCTGCTATCATTATATGAGAAAAAAGGATTTCAATCCTTCCATGAATTCTTTGAAGCATTAAGAAAAGATAATGAGATATTAAACGAATTTCTAGATCGAATGACTATTAATGTATCGGAATTTTACCGAAATTCAAAACGATGGGAAGTTCTTGAAAATAAAATTCTTCCCAAATTGCTTTCTGAAAATAAACGTTTGAAAATATGGAGTGCTGCCTGTTCAACAGGTGAAGAACCATATACGGTAGCAATGGTAATGTCGAAATTTATGCCATTATCACAAATTCAAATATTAGCAACGGATATTGATGAAAATATCATTTCTAGAGCGAAATTAGGTGTTTATCCCGAAAGATCCTTGAATGAAGTACCTGAAGCTATGAAAAAGAAATATTTTCAGAAAGATGGAAGCTTTTATAGGATTTCAGAGGATGTAAAAAAAACAGTGACATTTCGTAAGCATAATCTACTTGCAGATAGCTTTGGTGGGCCATTTGATTTAGTTATTTGCCGAAATGTTCTTATTTATTTTACAGAAGAAGCCAAGGATGAACTTTATATTAAATTTAGTAACGCATTAAAATCTGATGGTATTTTTTTCGTTGGGAGTACTGAGCAAATTTTTAATCCCAGTAAATATGATTTTGATACAGAGGATACTTTTTTCTATAAGAAAAAATAA
- the ndk gene encoding nucleoside-diphosphate kinase — MEKTFLMVKPDGVQRNLIGEIVARFEKKGFQLVGAKLMQISNELAENHYGEHKERPFFGELVDFITSGPVFAMVWEGENVISTARQMMGATNPKDAAPGTIRGDFGITVGKNVIHGSDSPASAEREIGLFFKQEEVVEYSKLMNEWIN; from the coding sequence ATGGAAAAAACATTTTTAATGGTTAAGCCTGATGGTGTTCAACGTAATTTAATTGGAGAAATAGTTGCTCGTTTTGAAAAGAAAGGCTTCCAGTTAGTAGGGGCAAAATTAATGCAAATTTCAAATGAGCTTGCTGAAAATCATTACGGAGAACATAAAGAACGTCCTTTCTTCGGTGAGTTAGTGGACTTTATTACTTCTGGTCCTGTATTTGCTATGGTGTGGGAAGGCGAAAATGTGATTTCTACAGCACGTCAAATGATGGGAGCGACTAATCCTAAAGACGCTGCTCCTGGAACAATTCGTGGCGACTTTGGAATTACAGTTGGAAAAAATGTTATCCATGGATCTGATTCGCCTGCAAGTGCAGAACGTGAAATTGGTCTATTCTTCAAGCAAGAAGAAGTTGTAGAATATTCAAAGCTTATGAATGAGTGGATTAACTAA
- the hepT gene encoding heptaprenyl diphosphate synthase component II, translating into MKFKMMYSFLNSDIKNIEQTLEETVHAESPLLHQASLHLLKAGGKRIRPVFVLLAGKFGTYDINIIKNVAVSLELIHMASLVHDDVIDDAELRRGKPTIKAKWDNRIAMYTGDYLFARSLELITKIEKPFAHQILADTLVELCIGEIEQIKDKYNFEQNIRNYFRRIKRKTAILIAVSCQLGAIAADVDDEIHQKLYRFGYYVGMSYQIIDDVLDFTGTEKELGKPAGDDLHQGNITLPVLFAMEDAEIRKEIVKVRENTERAEIEKIISLIKGSGAIEKSLTVSDNYLNKALKILNDLPQNRAKKTLNDIAKVIGKRSF; encoded by the coding sequence ATGAAGTTTAAAATGATGTATTCATTTCTAAATTCTGATATTAAAAATATTGAGCAAACACTTGAGGAGACAGTACACGCAGAGTCTCCTTTATTACACCAAGCGTCCTTGCATTTATTAAAAGCCGGGGGAAAAAGAATTCGCCCTGTTTTTGTTTTGCTTGCTGGCAAGTTTGGAACATATGACATTAATATCATAAAAAATGTGGCTGTTTCATTAGAACTCATACATATGGCTTCCTTAGTTCATGATGATGTTATTGATGATGCGGAATTGCGTCGTGGCAAGCCAACGATTAAGGCAAAATGGGACAACAGGATTGCTATGTATACTGGGGATTATTTATTTGCACGTTCGCTTGAGCTCATTACAAAAATCGAAAAACCATTTGCACATCAAATATTGGCAGACACATTAGTTGAGTTATGTATTGGGGAAATCGAGCAAATTAAGGATAAATATAATTTTGAACAAAATATACGAAATTATTTTCGTAGAATTAAAAGGAAAACAGCCATATTAATAGCTGTAAGCTGTCAGCTCGGTGCTATAGCAGCTGATGTCGATGATGAGATTCATCAAAAACTTTATAGGTTTGGTTATTATGTTGGGATGTCCTATCAAATTATTGATGATGTACTTGATTTTACTGGTACAGAGAAGGAATTAGGAAAACCAGCAGGAGATGATCTTCATCAAGGAAATATTACTTTGCCAGTCTTGTTTGCTATGGAAGATGCAGAGATTCGCAAGGAAATAGTCAAGGTTCGGGAAAATACTGAAAGAGCTGAAATTGAGAAGATTATCTCGTTAATCAAAGGGTCAGGGGCTATTGAAAAGTCACTGACTGTAAGTGATAATTATCTAAATAAAGCACTTAAAATATTAAATGACCTTCCTCAAAATCGTGCAAAGAAAACATTGAATGACATTGCAAAAGTAATTGGAAAGAGAAGTTTTTAA
- a CDS encoding demethylmenaquinone methyltransferase: protein MQQSKEERVHHVFEKIYNNYDKMNSVISFQQHLRWRKDIMKLMNVQKGEKALDVCCGTADWTIALAEAVGTEGEVNGLDFSKNMLKIGEQKVKDLGLKQVSLVHGNAMELPFPDNSFDYVTIGFGLRNVPDYLQVLKEMQRVVKPGGIVVCLETSQPTMFGYKQAYHLYFRFIMPLFGKIFAKSYKEYSWLQESARDFPGMKELALMFEDAGFVNVKYKPYSGGVAAVHIGYKEK, encoded by the coding sequence ATGCAACAGTCAAAAGAAGAGCGCGTCCATCATGTATTTGAGAAAATCTATAATAATTATGACAAAATGAATTCTGTTATTAGCTTTCAACAACACTTGAGATGGCGCAAAGATATAATGAAGCTCATGAATGTCCAAAAGGGTGAAAAAGCGCTAGATGTATGCTGTGGGACAGCTGATTGGACGATAGCATTAGCAGAAGCAGTAGGTACTGAGGGAGAGGTCAATGGTCTTGATTTTAGCAAAAACATGCTGAAAATTGGAGAGCAAAAAGTAAAAGATTTAGGACTTAAACAAGTATCACTTGTGCATGGGAATGCTATGGAACTGCCTTTCCCGGATAATTCCTTTGATTATGTCACGATCGGTTTCGGTCTGCGAAACGTTCCGGATTATTTACAAGTTTTAAAAGAAATGCAACGGGTGGTCAAACCGGGAGGAATTGTTGTTTGTCTAGAAACATCCCAACCAACGATGTTTGGTTACAAGCAGGCTTATCACTTATACTTCCGCTTCATTATGCCTTTGTTCGGAAAAATATTTGCAAAAAGCTATAAAGAATATTCTTGGCTACAGGAATCAGCACGGGACTTTCCAGGAATGAAGGAACTTGCCCTAATGTTTGAAGATGCTGGTTTTGTAAATGTTAAATACAAGCCGTACAGCGGTGGAGTAGCAGCTGTTCATATTGGCTACAAAGAAAAATAA
- a CDS encoding heptaprenyl diphosphate synthase component 1 — translation MLDIKVKMADVKEQIEEKIRHPYLLKYIKSPIIDEDKLLLLISILEQVNLPEKKTKNYAITTMLIQIALDTHELVSNQKLDPNQFKNRQLTVLAGVYYSGLYYKMLAELDDVNMIRSLATGIKEVNEQKISVYQKESENIDALMNSIKIIEYSLFDKISTYLDDPNYCEFVSNLLLMKRLIAEKTLFLQGGSPVIFESLKKLLLSDHMQTELSSEQKHLLVLTCDRYIDSSYENIQTCISNLPNMNDLLIQRVQTIIKQHQPAENIFVEEGF, via the coding sequence ATGCTAGACATAAAGGTTAAAATGGCAGATGTTAAGGAGCAAATCGAAGAAAAGATTCGGCACCCTTATTTACTTAAATATATTAAGTCTCCTATTATTGACGAAGATAAGCTTTTACTCCTAATTTCAATTCTTGAACAGGTCAATCTTCCAGAAAAAAAAACAAAGAACTATGCTATAACAACCATGCTTATTCAAATTGCACTTGATACTCATGAGCTTGTTTCTAATCAGAAATTAGATCCTAATCAGTTTAAGAATAGACAGTTAACTGTCTTAGCAGGTGTATATTATAGTGGTTTATATTATAAAATGCTTGCAGAACTAGATGATGTAAACATGATTCGTTCATTAGCAACAGGGATAAAAGAAGTAAATGAACAAAAAATCTCGGTTTACCAGAAAGAATCTGAGAATATTGATGCGTTAATGAATAGTATAAAAATAATTGAATACTCCCTGTTTGATAAGATTTCTACTTATTTAGATGATCCAAATTATTGTGAATTTGTTTCAAATCTATTATTAATGAAACGGTTGATAGCAGAAAAGACGCTGTTTTTACAAGGTGGTTCACCTGTTATTTTTGAGTCGTTAAAAAAGTTGTTATTATCAGATCATATGCAAACAGAATTAAGCAGTGAGCAAAAGCATCTTTTGGTACTTACATGTGACCGATACATTGATTCTTCATATGAAAATATTCAAACATGTATAAGCAATCTCCCTAATATGAATGATCTGTTGATACAAAGAGTTCAAACTATAATAAAACAGCATCAGCCCGCAGAAAATATTTTTGTGGAGGAAGGTTTTTAA
- the mtrB gene encoding trp RNA-binding attenuation protein MtrB, translating to MEKRNSTSNDYIVIKAQEDGVNVIGLTRGSDTRFHHSEKLDQGEVMIAQFTEHTSAVKIRGNAKIFTSFGEVESEAKK from the coding sequence ATGGAGAAAAGAAATTCTACAAGTAATGATTATATAGTAATTAAAGCTCAGGAAGATGGAGTTAATGTAATTGGGTTAACAAGAGGATCAGATACAAGATTTCATCATTCAGAAAAGCTTGATCAGGGAGAAGTGATGATTGCCCAGTTTACAGAACATACTTCTGCAGTCAAAATAAGAGGAAATGCGAAGATTTTTACCTCATTTGGTGAAGTTGAAAGTGAAGCAAAGAAATAA
- the folE gene encoding GTP cyclohydrolase I FolE translates to MANVNRAQIENAVRLILEAVGEDPDREGLLDTPKRVAKMYEEVFMGLNQDPKEYFETIFSEDHEELVLVKDIPFYSMCEHHLVPFFGKAHVAYIPRNGKVTGLSKLARAVEAVAKRPQLQERITSTVVDAIMEKLSPHGAMVVVEAEHMCMTMRGVKKPGSLTVTTAVRGKFAEDEKARAEVLSLIKF, encoded by the coding sequence ATGGCAAATGTAAATCGTGCGCAGATTGAAAATGCAGTACGTTTAATATTAGAAGCGGTGGGAGAAGATCCTGATAGAGAAGGATTACTTGATACACCAAAAAGAGTTGCAAAAATGTACGAAGAAGTATTTATGGGGTTGAACCAAGATCCTAAGGAATATTTTGAAACTATTTTTAGTGAGGATCATGAAGAATTGGTTTTAGTGAAAGATATCCCATTTTATTCAATGTGCGAGCATCATCTTGTACCTTTTTTTGGAAAAGCGCATGTGGCCTATATTCCACGTAATGGAAAGGTGACAGGTTTAAGTAAATTGGCTAGAGCAGTCGAAGCCGTTGCTAAACGTCCCCAGTTGCAGGAACGTATTACATCTACTGTGGTAGATGCAATAATGGAGAAGCTTAGTCCACATGGGGCCATGGTGGTAGTTGAAGCTGAGCATATGTGTATGACAATGCGTGGAGTAAAAAAGCCTGGATCTTTAACAGTTACCACTGCGGTTAGAGGGAAATTTGCAGAAGATGAAAAAGCTCGAGCTGAAGTACTATCTTTAATAAAATTTTAA
- a CDS encoding HU family DNA-binding protein, producing the protein MNKTELINVVAESSELSKKDATKAVDAVFDAILDALKTGDKVQLIGFGNFEVRERAARKGRNPQTGEEIEIAASKVPAFKPGKALKDAVK; encoded by the coding sequence ATGAACAAGACAGAACTAATTAACGTAGTTGCAGAAAGCAGTGAGCTTTCTAAGAAAGATGCTACTAAAGCAGTTGATGCAGTATTTGATGCAATCTTAGATGCATTAAAAACTGGTGATAAAGTACAATTGATTGGTTTTGGTAACTTTGAGGTTCGTGAGCGTGCTGCACGTAAAGGGCGCAACCCACAAACTGGTGAAGAAATCGAAATCGCTGCAAGCAAAGTTCCTGCTTTCAAACCAGGTAAAGCATTGAAAGATGCTGTTAAATAA
- the spoIVA gene encoding stage IV sporulation protein A, whose product MEKVDIFKDIAERTGGDIYFGVVGAVRTGKSTFIKKFMELVVLPNMSNEADRARTQDELPQSAAGKTIMTTEPKFVPNQAASVHVDEGLDVNIRLVDCVGYTVPGAKGYEDENGPRMINTPWYEEPIPFHEAAEIGTRKVIQEHSTIGVVITTDGTIGEIPRKNYLEAEERVINELKEVGKPFIMIINSVQPHHPNTDALKKELAEKYDIPVIAMSVESMRESDVFNVMREALYEFPVLEVNVNLPSWVMVLREDHWLRESYKEAVKETVKDIRRLRDVDRVVHQFSDFEFIDRAGLAGIEMGQGVAEIDLFAPDDLYDEVLKEIVGVEIRGKDHLLELMQDFAHAKTEYDQISDALKMVKQTGYGIAAPSLADMSLDEPEITRHGSRFGVRLKAVAPSIHMIKVDVESEFSPIIGTEKQSEELVRYLMQDFEDDPLSIWNSDIFGRSLSSIVREGIQAKLSMMPENARYKLKETLERIINEGSGGLIAIIL is encoded by the coding sequence TTGGAAAAGGTAGATATTTTTAAAGATATTGCCGAAAGAACAGGCGGCGATATATATTTCGGAGTAGTTGGAGCTGTGCGTACAGGTAAATCAACTTTTATTAAAAAATTTATGGAATTAGTTGTTTTGCCTAATATGAGTAATGAAGCTGACCGTGCTCGCACCCAGGATGAACTCCCTCAAAGTGCAGCCGGAAAGACAATTATGACAACTGAGCCTAAATTTGTACCTAACCAAGCCGCTTCAGTCCATGTCGATGAAGGCTTGGATGTAAACATTCGATTAGTTGATTGTGTAGGTTATACGGTTCCAGGTGCGAAAGGATATGAGGATGAAAATGGTCCTCGAATGATTAATACTCCATGGTATGAAGAGCCTATTCCATTTCATGAAGCTGCGGAAATAGGAACTAGAAAAGTAATACAAGAGCATTCCACAATTGGTGTTGTAATTACAACAGATGGAACGATTGGGGAGATCCCTCGGAAGAATTATTTAGAAGCCGAGGAAAGAGTAATAAATGAACTAAAAGAGGTTGGTAAACCTTTCATAATGATTATAAATAGTGTTCAACCTCATCACCCAAACACCGATGCACTAAAAAAAGAATTGGCAGAAAAGTACGATATTCCAGTTATTGCGATGAGTGTCGAAAGTATGCGAGAATCAGATGTTTTTAATGTTATGAGAGAAGCTCTTTATGAGTTTCCAGTGCTTGAGGTGAATGTAAACCTTCCAAGCTGGGTAATGGTTTTACGTGAAGATCATTGGCTGAGAGAGAGCTATAAAGAAGCAGTTAAAGAAACTGTTAAAGATATTAGGCGATTAAGGGACGTTGATAGGGTCGTTCATCAATTCAGTGATTTTGAATTTATTGACCGTGCAGGCTTAGCTGGTATAGAAATGGGGCAGGGAGTTGCAGAAATTGATCTATTCGCTCCAGATGATCTCTACGATGAAGTTTTAAAAGAAATAGTTGGCGTTGAAATTCGAGGGAAAGATCATTTATTAGAGTTAATGCAGGATTTTGCTCATGCAAAAACAGAGTATGATCAAATCTCAGATGCATTGAAAATGGTCAAACAAACTGGCTATGGAATTGCTGCTCCATCGCTTGCAGATATGAGTCTTGATGAGCCAGAAATCACACGACATGGCTCAAGATTTGGTGTAAGATTAAAAGCTGTTGCACCATCCATTCATATGATTAAAGTGGATGTGGAATCGGAGTTTTCGCCAATTATTGGAACTGAGAAACAAAGTGAAGAACTTGTTCGATATTTGATGCAGGATTTTGAAGATGATCCTTTATCCATATGGAATTCTGATATATTTGGACGGAGCCTAAGCTCAATTGTTAGGGAAGGAATTCAGGCGAAACTTTCCATGATGCCTGAAAATGCAAGATATAAATTAAAAGAGACGTTAGAAAGAATTATTAACGAAGGCTCAGGTGGATTAATCGCAATTATTTTATAA
- a CDS encoding DUF2768 domain-containing protein, with product MSPSLMKMWISLASMAFMFISILMIYLSRYKLSGILKFISALIAYILMIVSGIIIFLVVFSGPTSD from the coding sequence ATGTCACCGTCATTAATGAAAATGTGGATATCACTTGCTTCAATGGCCTTCATGTTTATTTCTATTTTAATGATTTATTTAAGCCGTTATAAGTTAAGTGGAATATTAAAGTTCATATCAGCACTTATCGCCTATATTTTAATGATTGTATCAGGAATAATAATCTTTCTTGTTGTCTTTAGCGGCCCTACCAGTGATTAA
- a CDS encoding NAD(P)H-dependent glycerol-3-phosphate dehydrogenase produces MERMTESVAVIGAGSWGTALAMVLADNGHEVRLWGHNPNQINEINEYQTNKKYLPEVLLPEGIIGFSHLEEALEGVNTMVLAVPTKAIREVIRKINSIRKEPLTVVHVSKGIEPDTLLRISEMIEQEFSVNILDSVVVLSGPSHAEEVSLRHPTTVTVSSKNMNAAEKIQDLFINQNFRVYTNPDLVGVEIGGALKNIIALAAGITDGLGYGDNAKAALITRGLAEIARLGIKMGASPLTFSGLTGIGDLIATCTSVHSRNWRAGNLLGKGHKLQEVLDNIGMVVEGVRTTKAAKQLAEKYDVNMPITDVLYDVLFNDVNAKDAVDLLMARGKKNEMEDLTNVLEGDLNFVNGDNR; encoded by the coding sequence ATGGAGCGAATGACAGAAAGTGTTGCTGTCATTGGAGCAGGTAGCTGGGGAACTGCATTAGCCATGGTATTAGCGGATAATGGACATGAAGTTCGCCTTTGGGGGCATAATCCAAACCAAATAAATGAAATCAATGAATATCAAACAAATAAAAAGTATTTACCTGAAGTACTTCTTCCAGAAGGAATTATTGGTTTTTCACATCTAGAGGAAGCATTAGAAGGTGTTAATACAATGGTACTAGCTGTCCCAACAAAAGCGATTCGTGAAGTAATTAGGAAGATCAACTCTATTAGAAAAGAACCGCTTACAGTTGTCCATGTTAGCAAAGGAATTGAGCCTGATACTTTACTCCGTATATCTGAGATGATTGAACAAGAATTTTCCGTCAATATTTTGGATAGTGTAGTTGTTCTTTCAGGACCGAGCCATGCTGAGGAAGTTAGTTTACGTCATCCTACAACTGTTACTGTTTCATCGAAAAATATGAATGCTGCTGAAAAAATTCAAGACTTATTTATTAATCAGAATTTCAGGGTATACACAAATCCAGACCTTGTCGGTGTTGAAATCGGTGGAGCATTGAAGAATATTATTGCACTTGCAGCTGGTATTACAGATGGATTAGGATATGGTGATAATGCGAAAGCTGCCTTAATCACAAGAGGATTAGCTGAAATTGCTCGTTTAGGAATAAAAATGGGAGCAAGTCCGCTTACCTTTTCAGGATTAACGGGTATCGGAGACTTAATTGCGACATGTACAAGCGTACACTCACGAAATTGGAGAGCAGGTAATTTACTCGGTAAAGGTCATAAGCTTCAAGAGGTTTTAGATAATATAGGAATGGTAGTCGAAGGTGTAAGAACTACAAAGGCCGCTAAACAATTAGCCGAAAAATATGATGTAAATATGCCGATTACCGATGTTCTTTATGATGTGCTTTTTAATGATGTGAATGCAAAGGATGCAGTAGATCTTTTGATGGCACGTGGTAAAAAGAATGAGATGGAGGATCTTACAAACGTACTTGAAGGCGATTTGAATTTTGTGAATGGAGATAATCGCTAA
- the der gene encoding ribosome biogenesis GTPase Der, with protein sequence MAKPVVAIVGRPNVGKSTIFNRIVGERISIVEDIPGVTRDRIYSSGEWLNHDFNIIDTGGIDIGDEPFLEQIRQQAEIAIDEADVIVFLTNGREGVTAADEEVAKILYRAKKPVVLGVNKIDNPEMRDQIYDFYALGFGEPFPISGSHGLGLGDLLDEAAKHFPKHGQKDYEDDVIKFSLIGRPNVGKSSLVNAILGEDRVIVSNVAGTTRDAIDSQLTYNGEKYVIIDTAGMRKKGKVYETTEKYSVLRALRAIERSDVVLVVIDGEEGIIEQDKRIAGYAHEAGRAVVIVVNKWDAVEKDEKTMKEFEQKIREHFLFLDYAPIVFLSAKTKKRIHTLIPMINTASENHSLRVDTSVLNDVIMDAVAMNPTPTDKGRRLKIYYTTQVAVKPPTFVVFVNEPELMHFSYERFIENRIRDAFGFEGTPIKIFARERK encoded by the coding sequence ATGGCAAAACCGGTAGTGGCAATTGTCGGACGTCCAAACGTAGGAAAATCAACAATTTTTAACAGAATTGTCGGAGAACGAATTTCTATTGTTGAGGATATTCCTGGTGTTACTAGGGATCGTATATACAGTTCAGGAGAATGGTTAAATCATGATTTTAATATTATTGATACCGGTGGGATTGATATTGGAGACGAGCCGTTTCTAGAGCAAATTCGGCAACAGGCAGAAATTGCTATTGATGAAGCGGATGTCATTGTTTTCCTAACAAATGGAAGAGAAGGGGTGACGGCTGCCGACGAGGAAGTGGCCAAGATCCTTTATAGGGCAAAAAAGCCTGTCGTACTTGGGGTTAATAAAATTGATAATCCAGAAATGAGAGATCAAATTTATGATTTCTATGCTTTAGGATTTGGAGAGCCATTTCCTATTTCAGGTTCACATGGGTTAGGATTAGGTGATTTACTAGATGAAGCAGCTAAGCATTTTCCTAAACATGGACAAAAAGATTATGAAGATGATGTTATTAAATTCTCCTTAATTGGAAGACCAAATGTAGGTAAATCATCTCTTGTTAATGCAATTTTAGGTGAAGATCGTGTAATTGTTAGTAATGTTGCCGGTACTACGAGAGATGCAATCGATTCACAGCTAACTTATAATGGAGAAAAGTATGTCATCATAGATACAGCAGGAATGCGTAAAAAAGGTAAGGTATATGAAACAACCGAGAAATATAGTGTTCTTCGCGCTTTAAGGGCAATTGAACGTTCGGATGTAGTTCTTGTAGTGATTGATGGTGAGGAAGGTATCATTGAGCAGGACAAGCGGATTGCAGGATATGCACATGAAGCAGGAAGAGCGGTAGTCATTGTTGTAAATAAGTGGGATGCTGTTGAAAAAGATGAAAAGACCATGAAGGAGTTTGAGCAAAAAATACGAGAACATTTTCTTTTCCTTGATTACGCACCAATTGTATTCCTTTCTGCTAAAACCAAAAAACGAATTCATACACTTATACCGATGATTAATACAGCTAGTGAAAACCATTCATTACGTGTTGACACAAGTGTCCTTAATGATGTAATTATGGATGCGGTTGCAATGAATCCAACACCTACGGATAAGGGTAGACGCTTAAAAATATACTATACGACACAAGTCGCTGTTAAGCCGCCGACTTTTGTTGTGTTTGTGAATGAGCCTGAATTAATGCATTTTTCTTATGAGCGTTTTATAGAAAATCGAATTAGAGATGCTTTCGGCTTTGAAGGAACACCTATTAAGATATTTGCAAGAGAACGAAAATAA